From the Pecten maximus unplaced genomic scaffold, xPecMax1.1, whole genome shotgun sequence genome, the window GCATAATTCGGATTGTAACAATCACAACAGACTGACTGAGTAATCTAATTTGGGTtagacgatttacaggatcgggcAGGATCGGGCAGAATCGGGCAGGATCGGGCAGAATCGGGCAGGATCGGAGTAGAATCGGACCGTTTATGCTATGCCAATGcatttattttggttttaaactggcatttcaaaaacattattgcataatttaaacaaaataatatgaattattgattattttcCACATAAACGTACTGCGCACACCGAAACAaaagacgatttacaggatcgggcAGAATCGGAGGTATAACGTATAGGATCGGACCTTTTAGTTATCTGTTATGTATTTAGTTGGATTATATATGGtcatatcaaacatattatgaccaaattttaacaaattgataataaaataatgcaAAATATTGCCATTTTTCTCAATAATGAACTGACTCGCGCGGTACTTAAAAAGACGATTTGCAGGATCGGGCAGAATCGGAGGTATAACGTATAGGATCGGACCTTTTACTTATCTGTTATGTATTTAGTTGGATTATATATGGtcatatcaaacatattatgaccaaattttaacaaattgataataaaattatGCAAAATATTGCCATTTTTCTCAATAATGAACTGGCTCGCGCGTTCCTTGTACCTTGCCCAAAACTGATTGCAGACTACACTTCTCATATGGGTGGTGTAGACAAGGCGGATCAATACCTTCAGTATTATTCATTTAACCACAAAACAAGGAAATGGACAGTGAAGGTGTTCTTTCGTCTGCTGGAGATAATGAAGCTGAATGCTTATCAGCTGTTTCTTCAAAGTCCTCACCACCTTCCCGGACAAGGAAAGCAGCAGCTCTCATTCCTGCAGTTCACCCAAAGCATCATAAAGGGACTGGTGGGTGGATTCACCTCTGGTGCCAGGAAAGGAAGACCATCTCTGCTGCCCTTGGCTGATCGCCTTACACAGCGCCATCTACCTGGGACACTACCATCTCGGTCATGGTGTCATGTTTGTTATATGCGTTGCAAGAGTGGACAGCAGGATAAGGCTAGTCAAACAAAATTTGGTTGCACAGACTGCAGAAAACATCTTTGCCTCCCCACATGCTTCTCTGTGTACCATTCACAAGCGAAATATTTTTAGGAATGATAGCCCTGAAAACTGTCTTGTGgaacatttgatatttctggCGGTGCTAAGTCGCGTGGGTCACTTAGTTGCCAAAAGAATATCACAAATGTAATTATGAAAATCATTTTGTGGAACATTTTATATTTCTGACAGCACATTTTCCTTGAGCTGCTGAGTTGCCAACAAGGAATATAAAAATTAACctcattatgaaaaaaaaaaaaaagtttctgcAACAtagtatcaaaatatttttaaacaagaggcccatggggcctgtatcgctcacctggttggatttgaccaaatgtcaaaataatgttcatgttcaattccttttgtttgttaacctcaaacaatgctatttatggttatagcgtggggatcccaactgctttaaagaaataatgaagtccagactctctgagtttacaacatgcatttataactttatgactagtagtgatttaaaggaattacctctatttcccatatggggccccgcccctttggccccttgggggtcagagtcaccatttatgcaaaatctattccccatccccaaaggatgtttctgaccaaattgggttcaaatccattcataactttatgacaagtagcgatttaaaggaattgcctcaatttcccctattgggccccgcccctcaggccccttggggttcagagtcaccatttatgcaaaatctgttccccttcccccaagaatgtttctgaccaaattgggttcaaatccattcataactttatgactagtagcgatttgaaggaattacctctatttccccattaggccccgcccctttggccccttgggggccagagtcaccatttatgcaaaatctgttccccttccctgaaggatgtttctgaccaaattgggttcaaatccattcataactttaggactagtagcgatttgaaggaattacctctatttcccctaatgggccccgcccttttggccccttgggggtcagagtaaccatttatgcaaaatctgttccccttccccaaaggatgtttctgaccaaattgggttcaaatccattcataactttatgactagtagcgatttaaaggaattgccttaatttcccctattgggccccgcccctcaggccccttgggggtcagagtcaccatttatgcaaaatctgttccccttccccaaaggatgtttctgaccaaattgggttcaaatccattcataactttatgacaagtagcgatttaaaggaattgcctcaatttcccctattgggccctgcccctcaggccccttgggggtcagagtcaccatttatgcaaaatctgatccccttccctaaaggatgtttctgaccaaattgggttcaaatccattcataactttatgacaagtagcgatttgaaggaattacctctatttccccattaggccccgcccctttggccccttgggggtcagagtcaccatttatgcaaaatctgttccccttccccaaaggatgtttctgaccaaattgggttcaaatccattcataactttatgactagtagcgatttaaaggaattgccttaatttcccctattgggccctgcccctcaggccccttgggggtcagagtcaccatttatgcaaaatctgatccccttccccgaaggatgtttctgaccaaattgggttcaaatccattcataactttatgactagtagcgatttgaaggaattacctctatttccccattaggccccgcccctttggccccttgggggtcagagtcaccatttatgcaaaatctgttcccctcccccaaagaatgtttctgaccaaatcgggttcaaatccattcataactttatgactagtagcgatttaaaggaattgcctcaatttcccctattgggccccgcccctcaggccccttgggggtcagagtcaccatttatgcaaaatctgatccccttctgccaaggatgtttctgaccaaatttggtcaaaatccaataagaacttgatgactagtagcgatttgaagcaaatgttgacggacggacgacggacgacggacgacggacaccggacgacggacgacggacgacggacgctgcaccatggcataagctcaccagaccttcggtccaggtgagctaaaaaaacaaaaacaaaaaaaaaaaaaggctggCCTTTCATGCTTGCATGTGACTACCCTCCCATGGTGCAAGCATTTAGCACTAAAGTCACTGTGTTGTTcattgtgttattttctttccttttccccccgtttattttgaatattgtcATAGTTGTTTCAAACAGTGTTTTGCTTCCTAAATTCTCTTTGCGGTGAGAGTTATCCTTCTTGAAGTTGGAACTGCGCGCGTCAAAATGGCGGCTAACAACCAAAATCGAGAATTTGCCGTTAGTAATGCATGGCTACCGCCTACTGTTCAAGCAGTTCAGTATGGTTTCCAAATACACATTTCAATCGCTAAATGTGTCAATCTCTTTAAGTATAATGGATTACTTGTTTCAAAACGAAAGTACACATTCCCAGATTTGGTCTCGTGTTCTCCGCTTGAATTATACGCAAGACAGGCAAGTCACAgacatatttttctttcatgacCGCATTTTGTTCACATTTTAGATCGGTAATATATCCTCGATAATCATATTTACTGATATGCGTCTGTATCCTCAATTCTGCAATGCATTTCTGTCAAAAACGtgcttttaaaaataatgtcaAATTGTACCATCAATAATCGTAAATTAATTCAGGCCAGGAAAGGTCGCGTGCATATTTTCTAAGGGCATGAATACCCATCATGCAATTTATTCAGTGACGAAAGTGTTAATTTCTCAATACTCTAATCACATGAACACCTTGATTACTGTCTGATTGTGAAACAAACATATTATTAGACTGTTTTGCGAGACACTTCTGTAAACCAGGACGAAATCTATAAATACCTGAATCtcacaacaaaataaagaagCCTAGCATGGCCCCGCCTTCAGCAATAACACGAGTACACGACAGACATTACAAGAGGCCTAAATCACCTGTATCGCTCATTTGGTTGATTTGATCAAACTACAAagtaatgttcatgttcaatttgctaacagctttatttgttgatgtctaacaatgctattATGTTTATGAGGTATGAATCTCAacggtttcaaagatataacaaagaatTAAAGTCCCTAGGGGTAAGGAATGACCCCAGGGCcaatttttacaacatgattgtgtttatatggttatagggtggggatctcaatggtttcaaagatattaCAAAAGAACTAAGTCCCTAgaggtggggaaagaccccagtGCCACTTTTTAACAATGTGGTTGTGTTTATCACTTGATGGCCAACAATGTTATGTatggttatgggatggggatctcaacagttttaaacatataacaaagaaacagagtccctaggggtggggagAGACCCCTGGACACTTTTTTAACAATGTGGTTGTGTTTATCACTTAATGGctaacaatgctatacatggtCATGGGATGGGGATCTGAACAGTTTCTAAATTACATGAGGTCGTTTTTAGCAATACAGCCAAATTGCTCCCTTTTGCCCAACCACTCAGGCCACTTGAagggtcagccctatcatttgtataaatttgaatcccagccacatAGGGATGTTACCAcggaaatatcaatgtcatgcATTGCTTAGTACAAGAGAAAAAgtcattttaaatatcaatactgCCAAATGGACCTCTTTTGGCATTTCCCCTCAGGCCTCGgggagtcagccccatcatttgtacaattttgaatctgcACCCAacagtgatgctaccaagcaaatataagcaatattCATTTCTCCGTTTCAGAGAAGTGGCTTATATCAATCTAGTCATATTGAAaacttttggccctgcccctcagtcCCCGGGGTGGTCAGTCcaactatttgtacaattttgaatccccatttCACAGTGATGCTACCGGGCAAAAATGACCAATATCAACTGATTGGTttcagaagtcgtttatatcaatagaaaaATTAACCCCTTTTGATCCTGCCCATCTGGCCCCAGGGGGTTAGGTCCCCACATTcctcggtttcagagaagaagtcatttatatcaatataagcaaattgaccccttttggccccgccccagaggccccctgggagtcagccccatcatttgtacaattttgagtcccttACCCAATATGTTCAAATTCCGATTGGCGATTATGAACATGAAGTCAagtaagtcaattgttgacggatggacggacggacaggCGGATGATGGACGCCAccgtatggcataagctcaccttggtccttcggaccatGTGAGCTAATAAACTGGTGATGAAGTACatcataacattgtaacaaagGCTGACAACATAAGATGATTACCTGGTGTTGTATCAGATCCCAAACCTGGTCtctgagttaggtatacatgCTGTGGCTCCTCTCTATCTGTGAAGACATCTAGGCACTTCTCACCAGTGTCCGACAATGCTCTTCGACTTGTATCTTTATGAATTCCCCAGAGAAGTTTGACTACTCCACTGACAAGGTCGTCTCAAGGAGCAGTTACCTGTCAGACAAAATTTACCAGTTATTTTTGTACacatttaaatgtgaaattacTCCATCTTCAGAATTTCTACAACCGACTTTTTGCTTCTCCTTTCATTTCTATAGCAATTACCATTTAATCACATTTATTTCCAGAATATGGACAAATATTATCACCACCCATCACAATAtggacaaacattatcaccgcccATCATAATATAGGCAAACAGTACCACCGCCCCTCAGAATATggacaaacattatcactgcCCCTCAGAATAgggacaaacattatcaccgcccctcagaatatggacaaacattatcactgcCCCTCAGAATAtggacaaacattatcaccgcccctcagaatatcgacaaacattatcaccgcccctcaGAATATCGACAAACAGTACCACCGCCCCTCAGAATAtcgacaaacattatcaccgcccctcaGAATATTGACAAACAGTATCACTGCCCCTTAAAATAtcgacaaacattatcaccatcCCTCAGAATATGGACAATcattatcaccgcccctcaggatacagacaaacattatcactgcccctcaggatacagacaaacattatcaccacccttcaggatatacacaaacataatCACTGCCCCTcaggatacacaaacattatcactgcccctcagaatattgacaaacattatcaccacccctcagaatacacacaaacattatcaccacccctcaggatacagacaaacattatcaccactcCTCAGGATACACGCAAACATTACCccacccctcaggatacagacaaacattatcactgtCCTTCAGGATatagacaaacattatcaccgccccccaggatacag encodes:
- the LOC117318918 gene encoding piggyBac transposable element-derived protein 4-like, which codes for MQNIAIFLNNELARAFLVPCPKLIADYTSHMGGVDKADQYLQYYSFNHKTRKWTVKVFFRLLEIMKLNAYQLFLQSPHHLPGQGKQQLSFLQFTQSIIKGLVGGFTSGARKGRPSLLPLADRLTQRHLPGTLPSRSWCH